CTGTAAGATTTTTCACCCACTTTCCActaattaaacaaaagaaatgaaatgcactgaaataaaatattaactttCTTTTGAGGCTTTGGGATGTGATTTTGtggtgtgtctgtacgtgtttgtgtgcgagggtatgagtctgtgtgtgtgtgtgtgtgtttgtgtgcgcgtgtgtgtgtagttgtggtCTTATCCTCAGGCATGCTCAGGGCAGGATATGTTCTTCCTTCATACATCCTGCCTGTTCCGCCTGCTGTCAAATAATATTTGGGAAACAAAAGACCACATTTTCCAGCTCCCTTCCACATTGTTTTTGCTTCTTAAATCGTTTCTATACttccctcatcctcctcttcttctctctcacactctcgctttctctcgtgatttcctcctctctcctgtctcccttTATAAATCAGACCTGCTCAGTGAATAAACAGCTATCCTGTGAAAACTGGGCGTCTCCAGTTCCCCCCTCCCGCTGGGGCTTCGTGCCTGACGCGCGCCTTTACATATGCctcagcagcagggggcgctgtggaaCAGGCTGCGGTCCAGATGAAGGAACAGCAAGGCTCTGTAGGGGCACGTCCAAAATCCCCCTGCCAGACAGGCACTGTGTGGCAGGGGATTCCTCAGTAAGTCTACTGTTCATTCagaggggaaagagaaggacattctctctctctctctcccgctttctttctcgctctttctctctctctctttctgtcttgctctctctctttctctctgtcatgcacacatacacgtgcacacacacacgcacacacacacacacacacagagaaaaatgcagaagtatACACAAAGACTTCCAGTTGCCATTCTACTATGATCGTGAATAAACTTTCAGGTGTAAGAATAAGTAATGAGTCATTAATGTCAGGAGCTGTTATCTATCCCTCCCACTCCGCTCTTAGGCAgtgctttatttttaactgaacttCAGTCATGAGAAGCTGTCCGCCCACTAATTTCTTCATAATTAGTCTTTAAAATGGCTCATTTCAATGCATGGAACTTAAATGATCTAGTCATTTGCATTGGTGTCTCAAATTGTATCTTAATAACTGTATCTGTGTAACAAATACAAGCGATTCTTTTATGGTCACCTACCAGGCAACCCCTGCGTTCTGTTCCCGTATGACCTATATCCTCATACACTCCCCTGTCTGAGGCCAGTCTCGTTTCCAGATAGAGATAACTCCCTTCTGTTTGACAGAGACCAATCTTTTGCTCCTGATAGAGGAGATCGTCCTTTCTATTCGATGGAAGCCAATCTCTTTTCCAAATAGAGAGTTGTCCCTTCTGTTTGGCCGAGCCCAATCTCTGGTTtctataacaaacaaaaaaatcctgtcCTACCTCTGTTGGAATACAGTCTTTTTAACCCCACAGATAGTCCCTTCTGCCTTGTACCTGGCTATGTGTCTGCATCAGCTCACCATCCTCCGCTCTGCTGTAGTATCCCAATAATACTCATTGTTCCAATCTTTATAAATATTACAGAAGAATTAATCATTTGACCTGTCTTTTGATGTTTTGAACTGGAGCCATTATAACCGTCCGATGTTAGAGCCGTTATACCCACCGTAGTGTCACTTGAATCTGTCTCCCGCTTTGTTCTGGCTCTTCTGTAAGCGAGCTAACGCTTCCCTCCGGAACCACGCTACTAAACTAAAGCAGTGCACGGCTCCTTCAAGACTGCTGACCCCCAGTGGTCAGAGGATACCCTGACAACGACCACGCTGTACCGCCTGCCCAAGGAGTCGACTGCGGCCACTTCAGAACTTCAGAGGCAAGCGGCTCCCCAATAAGTAAAGCAATGTGCCCCCGGTAGGAATAAATAGCGTGTTAATGACTAAGTGCTAATTGGTGACAGGGGCCCCTGCTAAGCAATTATCGTAGATATTGAAGCGGGGGCATTAAAAGAGAGGAGTACAGCGCTTTCAGGGAGAGGACGCGGGGAGGTCACTGATTACACCTCCGCTGTATGCCCTCATTACGCTCACACAGCCGCCAGCTAGACACCTCCTTTAGACATGAGGAGGCGCGTTCCTGCGACCACCTTTAGACGTGAGGAGGCGCGTCCCTCTGACCTCCTTTAAAAATAAGGAGGCGCGTTACTCCAGCCTCTCAAAGAGTTAAAGAGCAATCACGTGTCAcaactgtcacttttttttttgtacagccaATTTCAGTTTGAGAAAATGACAATACTTGGTTTATATTCAGCCTTTCCTCAAGATTAACCTGATTCTGGTTAAATTCCGGAATCGCTGACTGTTTACTCAGTAGCGTGGAAGGTGATGTGTGATGGGAGAACTATCCCGTCCCTTAAGGGATAGTTTACtttctgcagtttaaaaaaatattattgcagtATGGAACAGCTGTATTTAGCAGCTTGAAAACTCAGCCGTACTTGGTTTTACACTCGTTTGAGAAATATTACTGCTTTTATTATGACGGATATCCTAAACTACATACTAAAATTCCCATCTGtttcaagaaaaatatttaatctaaaatGAAGTTCGGTTTGAAGGCACAGCCTGTGTTGTGTGACTGTTTACTATGAGCCTGTAACAATTGACGGAGACATTTCCTGAGAATTGTGGGTATTTAAACCTTTGATTGTTCTATTGATTGGTTTATCGGTTGATTTATCAACTCTGGAGCTGATATATCTGTACCTGAGAACCAACAGCAGATGTGATGGGGCTTGTGTGACCTGTAATTAAAATCTCCATGCTACCATGTCTACAGGAATCGCCATTTGACTGTATGTTTGTAGCCTTCTTTTTTTGCTACGATAACAGTGCACATTTGACAAACTTTTTCTACAATAAGAAACTAGACATTGCAGTGTTTATTGCCCCTCTGTGGAATAAAATCATAACAGGATACAAGGATATGAATCATAGTTATTAGAATTCACAGCATTCAGTCACCCTGGCTGGTTGACTGACACTatgttcaattatttaatttccaaCATGTGCTGCTCATTCGTGTGCCAGAGTTGCATTGTGTCAATATTTCCCCTCTCaattaaatacatgcaaattcatTTATATTAGTTCCATGTGTGGAAGGCAGTACCGTGGTTTAATGGGCGCGGGGCACTGCTTGTAACAAACATCTGGGGTGTATATGTCCACACAATCACGTGTAGCCCTTCAAGTGAGTAatcaaaaaagcattttctgaACTTTCTGGCAAGAATTGATAAGTATAGATAATTGTGTTCCCTCAGTTGTCTGTGCTCAGTCTGACAGTAGTTGTCACTTGGATGAGAGACCTCCTGGAAACAAAATTATGTTGGTGAagaggtgttggtgggccagtcGGGGTCGCTGTTCCTTCTGGACCAAATATTATCCCAGTGACCCAGCACAGCTATAAGACCACCGTGCTGTCTAAAGTGTCGTCCTTTGACAGAGGCGACGGAGCGAAATCCTAGCTCACTGATCAAGCTCCCTGGAAACTTTCCGAAAGGAAAATGGCGCTTTACGTTTGTCACCTTATCGGTCCCTAAATCTGATTGTGTACAAAATCCCGAGCATTCCCCACCAGCTTTGAATCTCCAGGTTAAAGTCGcaatttgaaaaagtaatttgatTTGTCTGTTTTGGTGcaatttactgtaattttaaTCATCAGTCGgtttaaaatgtcagtgaaCAACTTTTAGTAGACTGCCTATTGCTCTTGTCTCTATATCTAGTGCCCAACTCATTTTGACACATGTTTAAGATGGCACAAACCTACTCAACTTTCAAGTTTAGACATGGTAAATGATGGTAGCAAATTTATTGGGTGGTGTAGTCAGCAGAAGTGAAAGTCTTATTTGGGTGATAAAAGGATTGTAGCCTAACCGTTGGTCATTGATTGTAAGTATATAATGTATGCAGAAGAGTCGCAAACTACAAACAACTTTAAtctagttcatttatttatttagagtcTGCAGttgagaaattaaaattaattatcgaaaatgtgtgtttatgtatttttttttccagacacaGTGATTTTTGGGAAGTTGCAAATAGTTTAAATTAATTACttaagcactgtgtgtgtgtgtgagagaaagagttttGCTTTGTCTGTTCGCTTTTCCTGGACTGGCAGCACAGGAGCTGTCTGAGGTGCTTAATGTCAGGGAATTCTGCTGGTTGATATTTTCGTTTCTCTCATAAACAAAGGTCTGAAAGAGCGAATGAAAAAATTTGACGGGTAGGCAGTGCCGCATAGTTCACTCGCGAATGCACGTAGAGCCAACCCACATCTGACTCTGAGTGCGGaagaacaaaaatgtcaaaCCTGTGACGTAAGACCGCGTTTACGATTGCAGTTCGACGGGACCCTTGTAAATGAATTCCATTCGTAAGGAATTACGGTGTAAACTCGTGATCAGACTGGTTATATAGTATAGACGAGAAGAACTGGTCCAAAGAGGAAGTTTTCACAAAGACGGAATTACTAAACTaatgtaaacattttctttttacatctCCTAAACTTTGTGTTCATTGTGTTTCGCCCACTTCAACTTCAGGATCTGGGTAAGTCTTAATTCTTTTCTATCTCATAAGTGACTTCAACATTCAGCAACCCGTTATTTTCATTGAggtttgaaataaattttttatatCTGGACAGATAGCCTACATTGCACTAAAACTTCACAAATATTTCTTCAGACAAATTCAGCGCGTACAGCAACCGGTAAAGGTCCCTAAATCTAGGAATATTTTAAGATAGgtgaaatattgttttctgttataCAACACTACAAACTGAAGTGTACAAATAGCTTTCATTTTACCTATATATTTTTGTGCGTTCGAATATATTTTGAACATGTTCCATTTTAACCACGTGTGCTTTTTTAGCCGAGTTCCTCAGTTTTAATAGACTACCATATATCATTTCCgaaaaattaaaaggaaaaacacagacTTTTCCTCGGAGTTCATTATGATAGGTCTTTGATATCTTGTTTTATCTTGTAGATAGCTACTATTCGCATTTTTCCATATGCCTTGACTACAATGTTTCGTCCGCTGAACGTGCGCGTGTTTTATTCATCCCGGTAGAGATCCGGCGCACACAGATAAATTCACATTAGGCTAATTAGTCCTGAAACTTTATATTAGTCAATTAGTTCAACTTGGCCCATTATATAAAATTTCCAAGCCACTCGTTCggaggaattaaaaaaatagctCCGTTTGTGCAGAtcctctctcttgttcttttGACTTTGCGCTTGTGTCTCGAAGCGTGTCGGGGATAGATCGCCCAGGTAGAGCCGGTCAGCATGCAGCGGAGGCACCAGAGCGGCAGTAATGTCGGAACAGATGGCTGAAATCTTAGCgggaatgcaaaaaaataaaaaataaataaataaaaaatcaccaaCCGAGTCCACAACTTGTCTTTAGAGCTTTGCACGTGTTCTTACGTGTGATTCAGGTGGGAGCCGCACACCTTCTGGTGAAGGGGACACAGCAGGTGACCACTCGTTTTATCAAGAACTTCCATAATTTACTATGAATCAAGGGACGTTTGTGTTCAATAATTTAATCTATGTCCACGCAGTGAGAAAAAACAATCTAGGTCCCACTGAAAAACGAATGAGTGTTGGAAACGTGTTTGCCCCAGAGCGAGATCAAAACATTTAGCTAATGAATGAAACCGACAAGGTGATCAGAAGGCAATCGTCGTGTCATTTAGATTCTGGACGGGAAAACAGTGCCGAAATGTACCAGTAAAGGACGGCGCGGCAGATTTAACTTCAAAGAAAGTTACAAAGATAATAATGCTTAGACGGCTCAACGAATCAAAACCGCTTTTCTCCATGGCGTTCGCTACCTTTATTTCCCTTATCGTTAATTAACCGCTCTTTTCTTATTCCCAGCCAGCGCAGGACACTATGATGTCGTACATGAGAACCCTGCTCGTGTTCGCCGTCCTCTGCGCTCCGACGTCCAGCATCTGCTTCAGACTATACGAGAGCGAACTGAACTTTCTGTGTAACAACGACGTTCTCTCTGGAGCCAAGAAGAACGAGCTGCCGAACGACTCGCAATCAGATGAGCGGGGCTTCCTCTACTTGCCCGAAGACAATCTCTCTTCCGTGGAAACCCGAGAGAAAAGGACGTTTCCCGCCTCCAGATACAAGTACATCACCCAGACGCAGCTGAGAGGGAAGATGTTCCAGAACAGCGCTAAAAGCGATCGACGGAGCAAGTTCACCCTCTCCCTCGACGTCCCCACCAACATCATGAACATCCTCTTCAACATTGCCAAAGCTAAGAATCTGCGCGCCAAGGCGGCAGACAACGCGCGTTTGATGGCACAGattgggaaaaaataatttcatcacTATGAAATCGTGCACAGTATCTTTATATTATTCTGTTATTAGTTCATATACAACTCACACGTGCAGCTGCCAGTCTTCAACTTCACTTGTTTAAATTAAGCTTTGCACACTAACTTTCAATGCTTCATAAGTAAGCAATAGTAAAGTCCCCGCACCTGGCGCAAGCCCTGTGATTGCTGTAATATGTTGTTGTTTCCATTTGTCACTTCCTTTATGAAGCGCAATAGCGcttaaaagcaaacaaacacccTTTTCCGCTATGATTTTGAAgtaatatagcctacatttggCGGTATCAGGCGTATGCTCTTGAATTTGAAGACGTCATTTTTTGTTATCTGCTTGAAGCTATCATCTTTGCCGGACAGTTACTTTTGCAACGAATTGTGACAATACATATCCGAGTTTGTATTCAGTTTTTGTATTcggtatttttgtttgtgtatatgcaCTTTTTGTTGATTTATCCAAATGGGCTAAGCATATGAGGTTTGGCAGACTAGAATTCTTCTAATACATGCAATTTAGATTGAATAACCTCATAAATATTGTATGGAACCCACATATTAGAAATACCTACTtctattttgtatattttgttctGAATGAGCTTTATGTATGACCCCCTGTATTGGGAAGAAATATATATTCAGATGAATAAAACAGGGTACATTTTTAAGTTCCCCAGATTCTGAAGGATTAAGAATACTGTGCTTGTAAGCAGACTAGACTGAATCTTTTATGAATTCCCATAACCGTTATCTCCATTAACGATGTATGTTGGTCTACTGCATGATATGCTGCAGAATGTAAACTTTACAGTTGAGAATCTTGTGACATGTGAACAACTTTTAGAAacagttttctgtgttttaccCAGTCAGGTTGAAAATTGGTGACAAAACAAACccataataaaagaaaattattactttcgtaaataaagacatttttcttttaacagtTCTTTTAGTATCAAAGAATATAGTTCTGCCTTTTTTGAGTCTTCACTATAGCTCATTCCCTGTTCtgttaatttatacatttatacattttttgttcattttcatcaaGGTTGCTAATATTCTGGACCTGACTGTACAGCTGTTTTCTAGGGGTTTGTATCCAAATATAATTGTGCACTTGGGAAATATGTATTGAAAGCCCTGTACTGACATTGTAACATATGAGTTAATTGCATACTTTGTAAATATCAACtttgctctgtgtctctgtgtaagAAATCAGTATTGCATATATCAAATACATGCTACTGTGGTTATCTCAACAAATGtactgcaaaaatatttttatattcaaagtcattattttttctgtaataaATTAACGCAGATGAACtgtctgatttttttccccagtaacTTTGCCTGAAAGAGGATCACATTAAACATTACACTGGACTTTTGTAAATGATCACTGTGTTCAAGTATTACACTTTGCAGGATCCATTCtctatttatgaaataaatgcaccacaggcacaacaacaacaacaacatcaacaaaaatAGTTATTTCATTGACTCTGAATAAGAACGTAGGTTCaaatacagacagaaacactTAAGTGACTTCACCTAAGGTTCTACATGAAAACGGCTCTCagataaattaatatttttaacagCTCCATCTATCCTGGCAGGTAAGTGTCAGGACAGAAAACACAATCCACAGTTCGATAATTAAATAtggtttttaaagtttttttcatAATAGTTAAATCACATAAACATTCCCCACAATGCCtgagttaaattaaattaactccAGAAGATTTGGAACTAGTTTGCCCATTATAAAAGTATAATTATCCCACTGAACCATGTGGTATCATGGTACATGTCACAAGTTATGATTGCCTGCATCATCATTGCTGAATTCGAAGGGGTATGCTCGTGCCAAAACGATTTCTACGGATGACCACAAGGACCAATTATTTCTCCGAATGAAGGTTGCCTTATCAATATTTCAATAGATAGAAAGCAACATACCATTATTCGACTACTTTAATTTGACCACGAGAGGGAACCAAACgtaaaactatattttattgagtaataaaaagaaatgaaacaaaaaaaaaacaaaaaaaaaaacgggataATCCAAAATCAACGAATACGATTTGCCACAACTATTACAAGTTTCTAAACACAACTccaaacttgcctcaaccctaaCACTGACTAACTGCTAATGTGTTCACTAATGACCATCGTGTGTTATTCAGCCTGATGAAGTCTGTGGACGAAACGTGCGGCAAACAGCACCGTATTTTCTGTGCCTTGTTGTCAATACCCTAGTACCTGTTAAGAGTTCGCTTACACAAGTACACCTTGCGAATATACAATATTGACTTTATTTTTTCTATGTGAGTTTTGCTTTGCCGATTCTGGTAGCTTTTCATCACTTCCTcctaaaatatgtatttctgatACAGTGACATTTAGACATTTAAactaattcatggtttatttgCAGTTAAAATAGATCGTATGGGGGTGTGGATTTCAGCACCGTGAACAGCAACGTAGGCCTACAGACATACCCTCACTGCTGCCTCTACAGTCACGGGAGATCACTGCAACTCATTTTCGCAAAATCTGTAACGTGGCCCTTGACGTCATTTCCGTCGACGTGGAGTTCCTATGTTTTTTGGTGAAGCGGTGCAAACGATTGCTGAGAAAAACTAGTCGCAACAATGATAAAGAAATTTGACAAGAAGGACGAAGAATCTGGTAAGATATTATTTTTGAGCCAGAAACCACTGCTATAGATTAAATAAGGCAAGTTTGTAGTGAACCGCATAGTGAAAGACTGTATGAATTCAGTCCAGGAAGAGATATTGCAGGCCTCATATAATgttagcaggctagctagctagcaaattAATCCTGGACAGTAGGGACACGTAGGTCTTGGTTAATTCGTATAGCTGGTTAATTGATTTGCAAATGTGACAACATGTTTTATTATGCAATATCATTCATATACAAATAGTTAGCTGGAGACCATGACTTAGGAACAGTCATGTCAACTATCAGTCAGTTCTTTGCATTAGCTAATACCTCCCTAGCTAAGTTAGATTACTTACGATGTTAACTGGCAGAAATCTTTGTGAATTAAACCAAACCGACGTTCTTTTAGAATGAATTACGCAGCCCAGCTAACTGTAAGCCAACTGCTTATTAGCTATATCACAGTAAAGTTATTTCGGAAAGAGTTTAGTTAGGTTGTCTAGCTGGCTAgatagccagttagctagctggTTTTGATGCATTCAGCGTTCAAATGTATTCCTATAACGTTAGACTAATTGACATCATTGATATGTGTTTCTAGTTGAATACGTAAAGTATTTTCTTTACCATGGTTGTTTCGCTGTGTTTTGGTCGATAACTGCTGGTTTATTAAGATTATTTGTCCGTTGTAGGAAGTGGTTCGAACCCATTCCAACACTTGGAGAAGAGCGCTGTCCTCCAAGAGGTAATAACTGCATGATaaagtgattgtgtgtgaccCACAATGTTGCCAGGCTAACTTCTAAGTGTAAAGTTGAACGTGACGTGTTCTGCCTtccaaagaccccccccccacatataTATAATGTACTACACAGGAAGGAAACACATGGTTGTTGCTTTTGAATAAGTCGCATACCACTTTAAGGTAATAGGCTATATAGGTGGAAAGAAAGAATCCTATTTGCTGCTGACTCCCAAAAGCAAGTGTAGTATCAGTCACAGGTCAGCCAGCTAAGCTGAAAGCTAAAGCCGGCAACACAATGTGGCCACAGTAGGTGTTGTTGGCGAGTTCACAAAgtgtttcctgttgtttttgtgctgaTAAAGTCCTTAGCAGTAGGTTGCTAGCAGATTCACTGATAATTATTGTACATTTCTTCCTGGTTGGCCACCGTTTCTGCtacttttctgtgtgtttcagaaattaaatgcttaatttaagtaatttattGGCCGGAGAGCCCACAGAAAAAACTCATAAAAACCTTCAGAAGCTGCAGCCGTCAGAACAGCTGTCCTGCAATGTTTGCTGAACCTGCATACAGTGTATGGACCAAGCAAAGTGCTTTAAAGAACAGGAAACATGCACAGTATCAGTATCATTGACCTGGAAAACCATTGTCAAATCCAGACTAAGCATTGCACAATGTTGTATGCTTATAGGAATGGTCAGGGAGTAATTCagattttattacaaaaaaggcaaaatcgTAATTGATTCcacatggggggaaaaaaataaaagatctgtggctgtctgtttttctggaGGTCAGAATTATTCGTTTAAATTCTTTGATGTGATCTGTCCTACGCAAAGGCTCGGATCTTCAATGAGACACCCATCAATCCTCGAAGATGCCTCCACATCCTCACCAAGATCATTTACCTGCTCAACCAGGTACAGTGCacttcacagtgtgtgtgtgtattaaattttttccctcattttttttttatttgtagggCCAGATTAAATTTGATCCCAGTACACGTTGCCCTGCATTTAACATtactaaattatttatgtttcatGTTCAGTTTAAAAACTGGAAGATGTTCTTATATTGAGAAAATGTAGAATCCTTTGCTTAACTGGACCATATGCATTAGTTTGAATCTAGGACTTCTCTCCTGTTCTGCCAAGCATGGAGTGCCTACAGAATGCCAGTGTGCCATCTGTCATTGGTTCTGAATcgtgtatttaaattttttctgtCATTCCTTGCAGGGGGAACATTTTGGGACGACAGAGGCGACGGAGGCTTTCTTCGCCATGACTAGGCTCTTCCAGTCCAATGATGTAAGTGCAGATTTTATAACTACCTACCAGACATATGTAACCTCGCTTAATATTGTGAAGGAGCTCTGTGCTTGTGAATTTAAAAGCTCAGACTGTCTTTGTGAACATTACTGGATGTGGCATGACCTGACTGGTCTGAATGTGTACGTACAATCTCTTAACAGCAAACCCTGCGGAGAATGTGCTACCTGACCATAAAGGAAATGGCCAACATCTCCGAGGATGTCATCATTGTGACCAGCAGGTAAGTTTGCAAAAGCGTCCAGGGATGTCCGCGTTTCATTTTACAGCATCCCAGCATCATGTACCActagcatttaaaaacatttgaagcGCCAGGATGTATAGTTGTGAATATGATTTAAGATAGTATTTGCATCATGTTATCATTTCAGTACTAAAGTTTATGTAGCTTGGATCCCATCTGTTCTTTATTGaatgtgtctgtctttgtctgtAGCCTGACCAAGGACATGACCGGCAAAGAGGATGTGTACAGGGGCCCAGCGATCCGAGCCCTGTGCAGGATCACAGAtgtgagtgatgtcacacactctctctctctctcttcgtgtCCAGTTTGTCCATGGCATTCGCTAGCATACCCATATAATACTGCAGTGAGGCTAATGTGCGTTAATGTTCATGTTGTCCTGTTGCAGACCACCATGCTGCAGGCCATCGAGCGCTACATGAAGCAGGCCATCGTGGACAAGGTTCCCAGCGTGTCCAGCTCCGCTCTGGTCTCCTCACTGGTCAGTCTCAGTGTTCcagccctgctctgtgtctcacCAGCAGTAACAGCTGTGTTCGCTAgatgttcatgttttttaaatatttaaaagataaCTGTTAAatcctttaattaaaaaaaaaaaaaagaaaaaatatatatatatacaatatgtgATTATGAAAAGCtgactgtgtggtgtgtgtatgtgcagcaCATGGTGAAGATGAGCTATGACGTCGTGAAGCGCTGGGTGAACGAGGCACAGGAAGCGGCTTCCAGTGACAACATCATGGTGCAGGTGGGCGGGACTAACTGCtaaacaattaacaatgacAATGTAtcttatatacagtatttacctGAGCAGCAGATGTCCACATTGAATTCCGAATTGAATAATTTTACATATAAAATCTTCTCCAGCAATATTTCACttcagaagtgtgtgtgttctcgTAAATGTAAAAGATCGCATTTTAAGGGAGTGTCCGATCTGTCCTGCAGTACCACGCCCTGGGTCTGCTCTACCACCTGCGGAAGAACGACCGCCTGGCTGTGTCCAAGATGCTGAACAAGTTCACCAAGTCGGGCCTCAAGTCTCCCTTTGCCTACTGCATGCTGATCCGCATCGCCAGCAGGCTTCTGGAGGAGACCGAGGGCGGgtgcgtgcgtctgcgtgtcCGTCTGTGTAGTGGGgatgtgtacgtgtgcgcgtgtgcgcgtgggCAAAGCAGCTGGCAAGTTGCTGTTCCATGCTAGCAATAATAGGTAGCCGCCATATTTGGAGGCAGTGCTGCTATCTATATCCCTAATGAACTTACAAGTTCCCGTGTCAttattatgtactgtgtgtctctgctgttTATGTCTTTTAATGTTACTTTTGTATATGTACATgaataaaagtattaaaatgtgtgtgtgttggtgtgtgtggagatggtgatctctctctctctctctctctgcagacatGACAGCCCCCTGTTTGACTTCATCGAGAGCTGCCTGAGGAACAAGCACGAGATGGTGGTTTACGAAGCGGCGTCCGCCATCGTCCACATGCCCAACTGCACCGCCCGCGAGCTCGCCCCCGCCGTCTCAGGTGAGCGCTCTCCCCCAGCAGTCTGTTCTGTGGCTCTGAGGAAGGGCTTGGGTTACAGCAGCAACATCAAATAGCACGTTATATCCAGACCGTGTGCCTacatatgaatgtgtgtttttgcgttTGTTTCTGTC
The nucleotide sequence above comes from Anguilla rostrata isolate EN2019 chromosome 7, ASM1855537v3, whole genome shotgun sequence. Encoded proteins:
- the ucn3l gene encoding urocortin 3, like, whose translation is MMSYMRTLLVFAVLCAPTSSICFRLYESELNFLCNNDVLSGAKKNELPNDSQSDERGFLYLPEDNLSSVETREKRTFPASRYKYITQTQLRGKMFQNSAKSDRRSKFTLSLDVPTNIMNILFNIAKAKNLRAKAADNARLMAQIGKK